The nucleotide sequence CCCGCCATCAACTCTGCCGCGGGCCCGGAGAACACTTCGTCCTCGAGGAACGGCGAGACGGCGACGACCGGCGTCGACGCCAGCGCGTCCGCGAAGGTGTCCATCGCCAGCATCGGGCCGAGGCTGGTGACGGGGTTCGAGGGGCCGATCACGACCGGATCGTCGAGCGCGTCGAGCACCGCCGGTGTCGGTGCTGCGGACTCCGTGCCCCGGAATTCGACGTCTCGAACTGCGGGCTCCGCGTGGCGGTGGACCCAGTACTCCTGAAAGTGCATCGGCCCCTCGGGCGTGTGAATCATCGTCGTGACCGGATCGTCGCTCATCGGCAGGAGCTTGATATCGAGGTCGAACGCGTCGGCGAGCGTCCGGGTGACGGCCGTCAGCGACCGCCCCTCGTCGAGCAGCGAGGTCCGCGTGAGATGGACCGCGCGGTCGCGGTCGCCGATCTCCATAAACTCCGCGACGCCCGAGAAGCGCCGCCAGCGTGCGATGTCGCGCCCGGCGGTTTGGGCGGCGTCGGCGAGGTAGCGCGGGCCCGAGTCGAATCCCGCGGCGTCGGCCAGTCGGTGCAGTTCCTCGTGCGTCGCGGTCGTGTCGCCGCCGATCCCCCACCACGTCTCGGTGTCGAGGACGCCGCCGCCGTGAAAGAGCACGGTGTCGAGATCGGGACAGACCAGAAACCCGCCGAGTTCGACGTCGTCGCCGGTGTTCGCGACGACGGTCGTCTCCGCCGGATCGAACACTCGACCCGCGCCGTCGAGGAGTTTCGGCGTTCCCGTCCCCCCGGCGAGAAACGTGACCATATCCGGCCTTGGACGTGCGCCGATTTCAACGTTGGCTCGTCGGGCGCGCGTCCGTCCTGCGTCCGCGTCGGGGCGAACCACCGCGTCTTGACGGGGGTTTTGCACGCGCTGTCCGTCACTCGGTGTGAGCGTTCCGTTTGTAACCCGGTTCCGCCAGACGCCGCGATTGGGGATCACGCGCCGCGGCAGCGGCGGTAAGGACCTCCTCGTCGTCCTCGGCTGGGGTAACAAACCGACGGACTCGCCGCCGACGAGGCGTGACGATCGACGCGCGCCTTCGCGTGTGAGCCGGACCCGCCGAGCGATCGAGTTTCGGGGTTGAACTGCGCTTCAATATAAATGCAACTACTTGCCAATCTCTCACACGAATTAATCGCAAGACAGCGGCGCTGTGGAAATACTGCGTGGTTGTCCACGTCTAGTAACCTTTAACCGATTTAGACCAGTAGTTGCGGTCAAGATGGCGAGCAACAAGATCCTCGGTATCGACCTCGGCACCACGAACAGCGCGTTCGCGGTGATGGAAGGGGGCGACCCGGAGATCATCGTGAACTCCGAAGGTGACCGTACCACGCCCTCCGTGGTGGCGTTCACCGACGACGAGGAGCGACTCGTGGGCAAACCCGCGAAGAACCAAGCGATTCAGAACCCCGACAAGACGATCCGCTCGATCAAGCGGCATATGGGCGAGGAGGACTACACGGTCCAAATCGATGACGAGGAGTACACGCCCGAGCAGATCTCGGCGATGATCCTCCAGAAGATCAAGCGCGACGCCGAGGACTACCTCGGCGACGAGATCGAGAAGGCGGTCATCACGGTCCCGGCGTACTTCAACGACCGCCAGCGACAGGCGACGAAGGACGCCGGCGAGATCGCCGGCTTCGAGGTCGAGCGCATCGTCAACGAGCCGACCGCGGCGTCGATGGCGTACGGCCTCGACGACGACTCCGATCAGACGATTCTCGTCTACGACCTCGGCGGCGGCACCTTCGACGTGAGCGTGCTGGACCTCGGCGGCGGCGTCTACGAGGTCGTCGCGACCAACGGGGACAACGACCTCGGCGGCGACGACTGGGACGAGGCCATCATCGACTGGCTCGCCGAGGAGTTCAAAAACGACCACAATATCGACCTCCGCGAGGACCGCCAAGCGCTCCAGCGGCTGAAGGACGCCGCCGAAGAGGCGAAGATCGAGCTGAGCAGCAGAAAAGAGACCACGATCAACCTTCCCTTTATCACGGCGACGGACACCGGCCCGGTCCACCTCGAAGAGACGCTCACGCGTGCGAAGTTCGAATCGCTCACCGAGGACCTCATCGAGCGGACTGTCGGCCCGACGGAGCAGGCCCTCTCGGACGCGGGCTACGACAAGGGCGAC is from Halobellus sp. LT62 and encodes:
- the cofD gene encoding 2-phospho-L-lactate transferase; translated protein: MVTFLAGGTGTPKLLDGAGRVFDPAETTVVANTGDDVELGGFLVCPDLDTVLFHGGGVLDTETWWGIGGDTTATHEELHRLADAAGFDSGPRYLADAAQTAGRDIARWRRFSGVAEFMEIGDRDRAVHLTRTSLLDEGRSLTAVTRTLADAFDLDIKLLPMSDDPVTTMIHTPEGPMHFQEYWVHRHAEPAVRDVEFRGTESAAPTPAVLDALDDPVVIGPSNPVTSLGPMLAMDTFADALASTPVVAVSPFLEDEVFSGPAAELMAGVGREPSTAGVADAYPFADAFVLDEADGTELDRPVVRTDTRMDDADDAERVARAVETALSEVA